The Montipora capricornis isolate CH-2021 chromosome 1, ASM3666992v2, whole genome shotgun sequence genome contains a region encoding:
- the LOC138047812 gene encoding F-box/LRR-repeat protein 20-like isoform X3, producing MDSFLACAGFQKLSSQETILLSTGNSRQHDHANEPLETQWLLPDNIWLRIFSFLTLQERNQASCTCKRWNSLCKDALFWREVDFQFCSFPREITDEIVKAVVSYSTRIQSLDLSGDHCEPITDDSLGHVANFCPRLQRLNIAGRKNVSNRGLSLIARNCLLLEELNVEKCQGINDKGLHSVAKNSRRLRVLSVAGCKKISDKGIEVVVEKCRNMQNFNLAGCIGISDKSLTRIGKHCRSLRSISLKDTNNITSYGIESLVSGTPEMTHVHLGVIRDTQNTMIALQVIMKHCEKLQFLSFQHFHRTGGVAGGVRKVNKNKLGPFINSLNACVVSNYQR from the exons ATGGATTCATTCCTTGCCTGTGCTGGCTTTCAGAA ACTGAGCTCACAAGAGACCATTCTGTTGTCCACTGGAAACAGCAGACAGCATGATCATGCAAATGAGCCTTTAGAAACTCAATGGCTTCTTCCCGACAATATCTGGCTCcgaatattttcatttttaactcttCAAGAAAGAAATCAAGCTTCCTGTACTTGCAAGCGATGGAACAGCCTCTGCAAAGATGCCTTATTTTGGAGAGAAGTAGACTTTCAATTTTGCAGCTTCCCTCGAGAAATTACGGACGAAATCGTAAAAGCCGTTGTCTCGTATTCAACGAGAATCCAGAGCCTCGACTTGTCGGGAGACCATTGTGAGCCAATCACAGATGATTCTCTCGGTCACGTGGCAAACTTCTGCCCGCGCTTGCAGAGACTGAACATTGCTGGACGGAAAAATGTCTCTAATCGCGGGCTCAGTTTGATTGCAAGGAACTGTTTACTTCTAGAAGAGCTGAACGTTGAAAAATGTCAAGGAATTAACGACAAGGGGTTACATTCAGTCGCTAAGAACAGTCGACGGCTTAGGGTGTTGTCAGTCGCCGGGTGTAAGAAAATCAGTGACAAAGGCATAGAAGTGGTTGTCGAGAAATGCAGGAACATGCAAAATTTTAACCTTGCAGGTTGCATTGGTATTTCTGACAAAAGCCTCACGCGTATTGGCAAACACTGCCGCTCTTTAAGAAGCATCAGTCTAAAGGACACAAATAACATTACTTCTTACGGAATCGAGAGTCTGGTGAGCGGTACTCCTGAGATGACGCATGTGCATTTAGGTGTCATCCGCGACACTCAGAACACAATGATCGCACTTCAAGTCATCATGAAACATTGCGAGAAATTACAGTTTTTAAGCTTCCAGCATTTTCACAGGACTGGAGGGGTGGCAGGAGGAGTTCGAAAGGTCAACAAAAATAAACTTGGTCCTTTTATTAATAGCCTTAATGCTTGCGTAGTATCAAATTATCAAAGATAG
- the LOC138047812 gene encoding F-box/LRR-repeat protein 20-like isoform X1, with the protein MIRTCHHYQSGSHQHFRVSYNKAVSNCNDNNKLSSQETILLSTGNSRQHDHANEPLETQWLLPDNIWLRIFSFLTLQERNQASCTCKRWNSLCKDALFWREVDFQFCSFPREITDEIVKAVVSYSTRIQSLDLSGDHCEPITDDSLGHVANFCPRLQRLNIAGRKNVSNRGLSLIARNCLLLEELNVEKCQGINDKGLHSVAKNSRRLRVLSVAGCKKISDKGIEVVVEKCRNMQNFNLAGCIGISDKSLTRIGKHCRSLRSISLKDTNNITSYGIESLVSGTPEMTHVHLGVIRDTQNTMIALQVIMKHCEKLQFLSFQHFHRTGGVAGGVRKVNKNKLGPFINSLNACVVSNYQR; encoded by the exons ATGATACGTACTTGTCATCATTACCAGTCTGGGTCACATCAGCATTTTCGAGTCAGTTACAACAAGGCTGTCAGCAACTGTAATGACAATAATAA ACTGAGCTCACAAGAGACCATTCTGTTGTCCACTGGAAACAGCAGACAGCATGATCATGCAAATGAGCCTTTAGAAACTCAATGGCTTCTTCCCGACAATATCTGGCTCcgaatattttcatttttaactcttCAAGAAAGAAATCAAGCTTCCTGTACTTGCAAGCGATGGAACAGCCTCTGCAAAGATGCCTTATTTTGGAGAGAAGTAGACTTTCAATTTTGCAGCTTCCCTCGAGAAATTACGGACGAAATCGTAAAAGCCGTTGTCTCGTATTCAACGAGAATCCAGAGCCTCGACTTGTCGGGAGACCATTGTGAGCCAATCACAGATGATTCTCTCGGTCACGTGGCAAACTTCTGCCCGCGCTTGCAGAGACTGAACATTGCTGGACGGAAAAATGTCTCTAATCGCGGGCTCAGTTTGATTGCAAGGAACTGTTTACTTCTAGAAGAGCTGAACGTTGAAAAATGTCAAGGAATTAACGACAAGGGGTTACATTCAGTCGCTAAGAACAGTCGACGGCTTAGGGTGTTGTCAGTCGCCGGGTGTAAGAAAATCAGTGACAAAGGCATAGAAGTGGTTGTCGAGAAATGCAGGAACATGCAAAATTTTAACCTTGCAGGTTGCATTGGTATTTCTGACAAAAGCCTCACGCGTATTGGCAAACACTGCCGCTCTTTAAGAAGCATCAGTCTAAAGGACACAAATAACATTACTTCTTACGGAATCGAGAGTCTGGTGAGCGGTACTCCTGAGATGACGCATGTGCATTTAGGTGTCATCCGCGACACTCAGAACACAATGATCGCACTTCAAGTCATCATGAAACATTGCGAGAAATTACAGTTTTTAAGCTTCCAGCATTTTCACAGGACTGGAGGGGTGGCAGGAGGAGTTCGAAAGGTCAACAAAAATAAACTTGGTCCTTTTATTAATAGCCTTAATGCTTGCGTAGTATCAAATTATCAAAGATAG
- the LOC138047715 gene encoding F-box/LRR-repeat protein 2-like isoform X2, which translates to MSRVCQQWRRVSLDPSLWRKIDFSFCNTSVRDKNVICLVSRIRPSVITHIDLSGPACLRITNISLFHIARQCQKLRKLYISDRSRITSPAMEMIAYHCPYMEVLGMSKCSLILSRGLCSVVRRLKLLRELDISGCLWVTDTVLGELAEQSRCLNYLSIEGCKKVTDTGLIAIANSCYSLKHINLRNTKRITDGGMEQFLSKMPFLEGLEIGLVRKGRGTVAVLNLVATHCRNLTFFDYQECFPSPVEDVICQIAERCRGLRYLALRYRYQSLSINFVRSVTELCPNLVKIDSSLRLYI; encoded by the coding sequence ATGTCAAGAGTGTGTCAGCAATGGCGCCGCGTAAGCCTGGATCCAAGCTTATGGCGTAAGATTGATTTCTCGTTTTGTAATACGAGCGTTCGTGACAAAAACGTAATTTGTTTAGTCTCTCGGATCAGACCTTCCGTCATCACACATATAGACTTATCAGGGCCAGCGTGTTTACGCATTACAAACATCAGCCTGTTTCACATAGCTCGGCAGTGCCAGAAGCTTCGAAAATTGTACATCTCCGATCGAAGCCGAATCACTAGTCCCGCAATGGAAATGATTGCATACCATTGCCCTTATATGGAGGTTCTCGGGATGTCGAAGTGTTCGCTGATACTCAGTCGGGGCCTGTGCTCGGTGGTACGACGCCTTAAGCTGTTGCGTGAGCTCGACATCAGTGGTTGCCTATGGGTTACGGACACCGTCCTCGGCGAGTTAGCTGAACAAAGTCGATGTTTGAACTATCTAAGCATCGAGGGGTGCAAGAAGGTAACGGACACTGGACTAATTGCAATTGCAAACTCATGTTATAGTTTAAAGCACATAAATCTTCGAAATACCAAACGGATCACTGATGGTGGCATGGAACAATTTTTGTCGAAGATGCCCTTCCTGGAAGGGTTGGAAATCGGCTTGGTTCGGAAGGGTCGAGGAACAGTCGCCGTATTGAACCTTGTCGCTACACATTGCAGAAACTTAACATTTTTTGACTATCAAGAGTGTTTTCCTTCACCAGTTGAGGATGTGATTTGCCAGATTGCTGAACGTTGTCGAGGACTGCGTTATTTGGCACTGAGATATCGGTATCAATCTCTCTCAATTAACTTCGTGCGTTCTGTAACCGAACTGTGCCCAAATTTGGTTAAAATTGACTCATCGTTAAGATTATATATCTGA
- the LOC138047715 gene encoding F-box/LRR-repeat protein 20-like isoform X1 encodes MGSTFSFPRRPSSALPSYFSFLLKKRSSDENSFRENLALDQLHHGKDTGTCLHLPDALLLKIFLHLAIKDLTRMSRVCQQWRRVSLDPSLWRKIDFSFCNTSVRDKNVICLVSRIRPSVITHIDLSGPACLRITNISLFHIARQCQKLRKLYISDRSRITSPAMEMIAYHCPYMEVLGMSKCSLILSRGLCSVVRRLKLLRELDISGCLWVTDTVLGELAEQSRCLNYLSIEGCKKVTDTGLIAIANSCYSLKHINLRNTKRITDGGMEQFLSKMPFLEGLEIGLVRKGRGTVAVLNLVATHCRNLTFFDYQECFPSPVEDVICQIAERCRGLRYLALRYRYQSLSINFVRSVTELCPNLVKIDSSLRLYI; translated from the exons ATGGGATCCACGTTTTCCTTCCCTCGTCGTCCTTCATCAGCGCTTCCAtcatatttttcctttcttcttaaAAAACGTTCTTCGGATGAAAATAG CTTCCGAGAAAACTTGGCCCTGGATCAACTTCATCATGGGAAAGATACAGGGACATGTCTTCATTTGCCGGACgctttattgttgaaaatatttttgcacCTGGCCATCAAAGATTTAACGCGCATGTCAAGAGTGTGTCAGCAATGGCGCCGCGTAAGCCTGGATCCAAGCTTATGGCGTAAGATTGATTTCTCGTTTTGTAATACGAGCGTTCGTGACAAAAACGTAATTTGTTTAGTCTCTCGGATCAGACCTTCCGTCATCACACATATAGACTTATCAGGGCCAGCGTGTTTACGCATTACAAACATCAGCCTGTTTCACATAGCTCGGCAGTGCCAGAAGCTTCGAAAATTGTACATCTCCGATCGAAGCCGAATCACTAGTCCCGCAATGGAAATGATTGCATACCATTGCCCTTATATGGAGGTTCTCGGGATGTCGAAGTGTTCGCTGATACTCAGTCGGGGCCTGTGCTCGGTGGTACGACGCCTTAAGCTGTTGCGTGAGCTCGACATCAGTGGTTGCCTATGGGTTACGGACACCGTCCTCGGCGAGTTAGCTGAACAAAGTCGATGTTTGAACTATCTAAGCATCGAGGGGTGCAAGAAGGTAACGGACACTGGACTAATTGCAATTGCAAACTCATGTTATAGTTTAAAGCACATAAATCTTCGAAATACCAAACGGATCACTGATGGTGGCATGGAACAATTTTTGTCGAAGATGCCCTTCCTGGAAGGGTTGGAAATCGGCTTGGTTCGGAAGGGTCGAGGAACAGTCGCCGTATTGAACCTTGTCGCTACACATTGCAGAAACTTAACATTTTTTGACTATCAAGAGTGTTTTCCTTCACCAGTTGAGGATGTGATTTGCCAGATTGCTGAACGTTGTCGAGGACTGCGTTATTTGGCACTGAGATATCGGTATCAATCTCTCTCAATTAACTTCGTGCGTTCTGTAACCGAACTGTGCCCAAATTTGGTTAAAATTGACTCATCGTTAAGATTATATATCTGA
- the LOC138047812 gene encoding F-box/LRR-repeat protein 20-like isoform X2, with amino-acid sequence MGSRISIHHEKQSEIPEWELRLSGLSSQETILLSTGNSRQHDHANEPLETQWLLPDNIWLRIFSFLTLQERNQASCTCKRWNSLCKDALFWREVDFQFCSFPREITDEIVKAVVSYSTRIQSLDLSGDHCEPITDDSLGHVANFCPRLQRLNIAGRKNVSNRGLSLIARNCLLLEELNVEKCQGINDKGLHSVAKNSRRLRVLSVAGCKKISDKGIEVVVEKCRNMQNFNLAGCIGISDKSLTRIGKHCRSLRSISLKDTNNITSYGIESLVSGTPEMTHVHLGVIRDTQNTMIALQVIMKHCEKLQFLSFQHFHRTGGVAGGVRKVNKNKLGPFINSLNACVVSNYQR; translated from the exons ATGGGCAGCCGGATTTCTATCCACCATGAGAAACAATCAGAAATTCCAGAATGGGAGCTGCGTCTGTCTGG ACTGAGCTCACAAGAGACCATTCTGTTGTCCACTGGAAACAGCAGACAGCATGATCATGCAAATGAGCCTTTAGAAACTCAATGGCTTCTTCCCGACAATATCTGGCTCcgaatattttcatttttaactcttCAAGAAAGAAATCAAGCTTCCTGTACTTGCAAGCGATGGAACAGCCTCTGCAAAGATGCCTTATTTTGGAGAGAAGTAGACTTTCAATTTTGCAGCTTCCCTCGAGAAATTACGGACGAAATCGTAAAAGCCGTTGTCTCGTATTCAACGAGAATCCAGAGCCTCGACTTGTCGGGAGACCATTGTGAGCCAATCACAGATGATTCTCTCGGTCACGTGGCAAACTTCTGCCCGCGCTTGCAGAGACTGAACATTGCTGGACGGAAAAATGTCTCTAATCGCGGGCTCAGTTTGATTGCAAGGAACTGTTTACTTCTAGAAGAGCTGAACGTTGAAAAATGTCAAGGAATTAACGACAAGGGGTTACATTCAGTCGCTAAGAACAGTCGACGGCTTAGGGTGTTGTCAGTCGCCGGGTGTAAGAAAATCAGTGACAAAGGCATAGAAGTGGTTGTCGAGAAATGCAGGAACATGCAAAATTTTAACCTTGCAGGTTGCATTGGTATTTCTGACAAAAGCCTCACGCGTATTGGCAAACACTGCCGCTCTTTAAGAAGCATCAGTCTAAAGGACACAAATAACATTACTTCTTACGGAATCGAGAGTCTGGTGAGCGGTACTCCTGAGATGACGCATGTGCATTTAGGTGTCATCCGCGACACTCAGAACACAATGATCGCACTTCAAGTCATCATGAAACATTGCGAGAAATTACAGTTTTTAAGCTTCCAGCATTTTCACAGGACTGGAGGGGTGGCAGGAGGAGTTCGAAAGGTCAACAAAAATAAACTTGGTCCTTTTATTAATAGCCTTAATGCTTGCGTAGTATCAAATTATCAAAGATAG